A region from the bacterium genome encodes:
- the purD gene encoding phosphoribosylamine--glycine ligase, producing the protein MKILVIGSGGREHALVWKLAQSSLVDKIYAAPGNPGIAELAECIPIKSENTGELIKFANDVDIVVVGPETPLAEGIVDELPKNKAFGPTKRGAMIESDKSYSKEIMRNTNIPTADFETFYKLEAAQKFIKSNRTYPIVIKASGLAAGKGVIIAETEKEANTALSNMMSEKTFGEAGDKVVIEEYLEGEEVSVLAFTDGKDFIPLIPSQDHKKLMDGDNGLNTGGMGAYARAVLTEKEVGNIVENVFAPCVWGMKKDGITYKGILYAGLMMTSIGPKVLEFNCRFGDPETQVILPLIDSDLMEPILATIEGNLKSVKVKFKNEYAICVVLASSGYPGNYEKGKEITGLSKVPTNGCIAFHAGTSMKNNKIITAGGRVMGITGLGNTLKASKDNVYSAISKVYFEGMYYRKDIGDKGLD; encoded by the coding sequence ATGAAAATTCTTGTAATAGGTAGTGGTGGTCGCGAACATGCTCTTGTGTGGAAACTTGCACAATCATCTCTTGTTGATAAAATTTATGCGGCACCCGGCAACCCGGGGATAGCTGAATTAGCAGAATGCATCCCCATAAAATCAGAAAATACAGGTGAGTTAATAAAGTTTGCAAATGATGTTGACATTGTTGTAGTCGGTCCAGAGACTCCTCTTGCAGAAGGGATTGTAGATGAACTCCCCAAGAACAAAGCATTTGGTCCTACAAAGAGAGGGGCTATGATAGAATCCGACAAGTCTTATTCCAAAGAGATAATGAGAAATACAAATATCCCTACTGCAGACTTTGAAACGTTTTACAAATTAGAAGCGGCACAAAAATTTATAAAATCAAACAGGACATATCCTATCGTGATAAAAGCTTCCGGGCTTGCTGCCGGCAAAGGCGTAATAATAGCAGAAACAGAAAAAGAAGCAAATACGGCATTAAGTAATATGATGAGTGAAAAGACGTTTGGTGAAGCAGGGGATAAAGTAGTTATAGAAGAATATCTTGAAGGAGAAGAAGTGTCCGTTCTTGCTTTTACTGATGGGAAAGATTTTATTCCGTTAATCCCCTCTCAAGACCACAAAAAACTTATGGATGGAGACAACGGACTTAATACGGGTGGAATGGGAGCTTATGCAAGAGCGGTATTAACGGAAAAAGAGGTTGGAAATATCGTTGAAAATGTATTTGCTCCTTGTGTTTGGGGAATGAAAAAAGACGGAATAACTTACAAAGGCATATTATACGCAGGTCTTATGATGACATCCATAGGACCGAAAGTGCTTGAATTCAACTGTAGATTTGGTGACCCTGAGACCCAGGTCATATTACCATTAATAGATTCGGACTTGATGGAACCGATTCTTGCCACAATAGAAGGTAATTTAAAATCCGTTAAAGTAAAATTCAAGAACGAATATGCAATATGTGTAGTATTGGCATCTTCCGGTTATCCCGGAAATTATGAAAAAGGAAAAGAAATAACCGGATTATCAAAAGTTCCAACTAATGGGTGCATAGCTTTTCACGCGGGAACATCAATGAAAAACAATAAGATAATTACCGCAGGCGGTAGAGTTATGGGTATAACCGGTTTAGGAAATACATTAAAAGCGTCAAAAGACAATGTTTATAGTGCAATTTCTAAGGTTTATTTTGAAGGAATGTATTATAGAAAAGATATTGGAGATAAGGGGTTAGATTAA
- the nusB gene encoding transcription antitermination factor NusB — protein MKSRRKARELAMQVLYRKEMGVQAEKEILYELFSSNFYSKEIQEFVRALVEKTLTNIREIDRLISNNAKNWKIARMATIDKNILRLAICELLYFSEIPPKASIDEAIELAKKYSTPESGKFVNGILDSIMKTYRKEN, from the coding sequence ATGAAAAGTCGTAGAAAGGCTCGAGAACTTGCTATGCAGGTACTTTACAGAAAAGAAATGGGAGTTCAAGCAGAAAAAGAAATTTTGTATGAGTTGTTTTCTTCAAATTTTTATTCAAAAGAAATACAGGAATTTGTAAGAGCATTGGTAGAGAAAACGCTTACCAATATTAGAGAAATTGACAGACTTATATCCAACAATGCGAAAAACTGGAAAATAGCAAGAATGGCAACTATAGACAAAAACATATTAAGGCTTGCAATATGCGAATTACTTTATTTCTCTGAAATACCGCCTAAAGCATCCATAGATGAGGCGATAGAACTTGCCAAGAAATATTCTACTCCGGAATCCGGGAAATTTGTAAATGGCATACTGGATAGTATTATGAAAACATATAGGAAGGAGAATTAG
- a CDS encoding sulfite exporter TauE/SafE family protein produces MSLILYIALGLIAGIISGLIGIGGGIIVIPALVYIFKMTQHQAQGTTLAFLVLPIGLLAAIVYYKQGYVDIRAAMFICIGFFIGGLFGAKMAIGISDIVLRRVFAVALFLTSVKMFFSK; encoded by the coding sequence ATGTCTTTAATTTTATATATTGCATTAGGGTTAATAGCCGGGATTATCAGCGGATTGATTGGCATTGGCGGCGGGATTATTGTTATTCCTGCTTTGGTTTATATATTTAAGATGACACAACATCAGGCTCAAGGCACCACACTCGCTTTTCTGGTACTGCCAATCGGATTGCTTGCGGCCATTGTTTATTATAAACAGGGCTATGTAGACATACGAGCAGCTATGTTTATATGCATTGGGTTTTTTATTGGAGGATTATTCGGTGCAAAAATGGCAATTGGCATATCGGACATAGTTTTAAGAAGGGTTTTTGCCGTAGCATTATTTTTAACATCCGTAAAAATGTTTTTCTCAAAATGA
- a CDS encoding metallophosphoesterase family protein, with protein MRYAILSDIHSNIEALEAVVVELRNREISKVICLGDTVGYGANPNECCNLVREISECAILGNHDAGSIGLTNLSHFHSLAKEVCVWTSKTLTPENISWLKSLPFQKNYNNSLLSHSAPSKPERWHYLSSMNDAINEFPVCGHICFVGHTHVSVTFAKVDNKYKIITNPKFSINPDYNYIINPGSVGQPRDRNANSSFAIYDSEIGEIETVRISYDIDAAQKKIINAGLPKSLAERLSSGT; from the coding sequence ATGCGATATGCGATATTAAGCGATATTCACTCAAACATAGAAGCTTTAGAAGCAGTAGTAGTTGAATTACGGAACAGAGAAATATCTAAAGTTATATGCCTTGGAGATACGGTAGGTTACGGAGCAAATCCTAATGAATGTTGTAATTTAGTTAGAGAAATTTCCGAATGCGCAATACTGGGCAATCATGATGCAGGGTCAATAGGACTTACCAACTTATCACACTTTCACTCTTTAGCAAAAGAAGTATGCGTATGGACATCTAAAACCCTAACGCCAGAAAATATATCATGGTTGAAAAGTTTACCATTTCAAAAAAATTACAACAATTCTCTTTTGTCTCACAGTGCACCATCTAAACCTGAACGCTGGCATTATCTTTCATCTATGAATGATGCAATTAATGAATTTCCTGTCTGCGGACATATTTGTTTTGTTGGGCATACTCATGTTTCTGTTACTTTTGCAAAAGTAGATAATAAATATAAAATCATTACAAATCCTAAATTTTCTATAAATCCTGATTATAACTATATAATAAATCCGGGCAGCGTAGGACAACCAAGAGATAGAAATGCTAACTCTTCTTTTGCCATTTATGATTCTGAAATAGGGGAAATTGAAACTGTGCGAATTTCTTATGATATAGATGCGGCGCAAAAAAAAATAATAAATGCCGGGTTGCCAAAATCTTTAGCTGAAAGATTGTCATCAGGGACATAA
- a CDS encoding GDP-mannose 4,6-dehydratase: MKVLVTGVTGFVGSWMVDYLLTMPEVKIFGIKRWRSRTENIEHFKNKITMYECDLKDSTSVRDTIETIKPDRIFHLAAQSFVPSSWNAPSETLEGNIFGELNIFEAIKKIGINPLIHIAGSSEEYGFIYPNEIPVKETTPLRPLSPYAVSKVAQDMLAYQYFMSYKLRAIRTRAFNHTGPRRPPNFVCSEIAYQIVQIEKGITPPVIYLGNTDTIRDFTDVRDIVKAYWLLLEKGVPGDVYNICSGKGQKIKEILSTLIDMSGVKVEIKQDPARLRPSDVPVLIGDPTKFKKLAGWEPLIPFEQTLKDILDFWRKTI; encoded by the coding sequence ATGAAAGTGCTTGTTACTGGAGTAACCGGCTTTGTAGGTTCATGGATGGTAGATTATCTTCTTACTATGCCAGAAGTAAAAATATTCGGAATTAAACGCTGGCGTTCAAGAACAGAAAACATAGAACATTTTAAAAACAAAATTACTATGTACGAATGTGACTTAAAAGACTCTACTTCCGTCAGGGATACAATAGAAACGATAAAACCAGACCGCATATTTCATCTTGCTGCACAATCTTTTGTGCCATCTTCGTGGAATGCGCCTTCAGAGACCCTTGAAGGAAACATTTTTGGCGAACTCAACATATTTGAAGCCATTAAAAAAATAGGCATAAACCCTTTAATTCACATAGCTGGTTCATCGGAAGAATACGGATTTATTTATCCAAATGAAATCCCGGTAAAAGAAACAACTCCCCTAAGACCTTTATCCCCCTATGCAGTATCCAAAGTTGCTCAGGATATGCTTGCTTATCAATATTTTATGAGTTATAAATTAAGGGCAATAAGAACAAGGGCATTTAATCATACAGGGCCGAGAAGACCGCCTAATTTCGTTTGTTCGGAAATCGCATATCAAATAGTTCAAATAGAAAAAGGCATTACCCCGCCTGTAATTTATCTTGGAAATACTGATACTATTCGTGATTTTACTGATGTTCGGGATATTGTTAAAGCATATTGGTTATTATTAGAAAAAGGAGTACCCGGGGATGTTTATAATATCTGTTCCGGGAAAGGGCAAAAAATAAAAGAGATTCTTTCAACTTTAATTGATATGTCCGGCGTTAAAGTAGAAATAAAACAAGACCCGGCAAGGCTGAGACCTTCTGATGTTCCTGTACTTATCGGAGATCCAACAAAATTTAAAAAACTTGCCGGATGGGAACCTCTTATTCCATTTGAACAAACACTAAAAGACATTCTAGACTTTTGGAGAAAAACAATATAA
- a CDS encoding PASTA domain-containing protein: protein MQRNFRKLTRRYQKRELPTFVWVLIMLFSMSLAGILVFNFIALPLWVGVNEEITVPDVCGRPIEEAKNELIKAGLKFEIKAQQFSNLPKDIVISQYPLPARRVIKEKVVELSVSRGKEKIKIPWVEGMSLPQAQNLLKSAGLEIGEVIYEYSAQATPDNVIATEPKIDAVVYKGSKVNIIVSQGEPETIMPNFIGMPLAEAQEEARKIGIKPDVNFIAKASPLGMVIIQKPPAGAIIKKGESLELTVGSPRKY from the coding sequence ATGCAAAGAAATTTTAGAAAATTAACAAGACGATATCAAAAGAGGGAATTGCCTACTTTTGTATGGGTTCTTATAATGTTATTTAGTATGTCTCTTGCGGGAATATTGGTTTTTAATTTTATTGCACTGCCTTTATGGGTAGGCGTTAATGAAGAAATTACCGTCCCGGATGTATGCGGAAGACCTATAGAAGAAGCAAAAAATGAACTAATCAAAGCAGGTCTTAAGTTTGAAATAAAAGCGCAACAATTTAGTAACTTACCTAAAGATATCGTTATATCCCAATATCCTTTGCCTGCAAGAAGAGTTATAAAAGAAAAGGTAGTAGAACTTTCTGTTTCAAGAGGCAAAGAGAAAATCAAGATACCATGGGTAGAAGGTATGTCATTACCTCAGGCACAAAACCTATTGAAGAGCGCAGGCCTCGAAATAGGTGAAGTAATATATGAATACTCTGCACAGGCTACTCCTGATAATGTAATAGCAACGGAACCTAAAATTGACGCAGTGGTTTATAAAGGTTCTAAAGTTAACATAATTGTAAGTCAGGGAGAACCGGAAACAATTATGCCGAATTTTATTGGTATGCCATTAGCAGAAGCGCAGGAAGAAGCCAGGAAAATAGGGATAAAACCAGACGTCAACTTTATCGCAAAGGCTTCACCTCTCGGTATGGTAATAATTCAAAAACCTCCTGCCGGGGCAATAATCAAAAAAGGGGAATCTTTGGAATTAACTGTTGGTAGTCCGCGAAAGTATTGA